A genomic stretch from Lathyrus oleraceus cultivar Zhongwan6 chromosome 2, CAAS_Psat_ZW6_1.0, whole genome shotgun sequence includes:
- the LOC127117874 gene encoding cysteine proteinase inhibitor: protein MATLGGTTEVEYTQNSVEINNLALFALQEHNIKQNGVLEFVRVLSAKKQVVSGTLYEIVLETKDGGKQKVYEAKILEKPWLNLKEVQEFKLVSENDDAPSSSAN, encoded by the exons ATGGCAACTCTAGGTGGCACTACTGAGGTGGAATATACACAGAACAGCGTTGAGATCAATAACCTTGCTCTCTTTGCTCTTCAAGAACACAACATAAAacag AATGGAGTTCTGGAGTTTGTGAGAGTTTTAAGTGCAAAGAAACAAGTTGTTTCTGGAACGTTGTATGAGATCGTTTTGGAGACAAAGGATGGTGGGAAACAAAAAGTGTATGAAGCTAAGATTTTGGAAAAGCCATGGTTGAACCTTAAGGAAGTGCAGGAGTTCAAGCTTGTTAGTGAAAATGATGATGCTCCTTCTTCGTCTGCAAATTGA